In the Flavisolibacter tropicus genome, one interval contains:
- a CDS encoding c-type cytochrome, producing MKKSYLVTLGLALAVVISSAFTKDEPRYKNLKVLPKNTTKEQMDSVMKHFTVALGVKCNFCHVYNQEQKSMDFASDGNNHKSIARDMLKMTAKLNDKYFNVKHADKLDADLEVTCYTCHNGKVHPAKFGVKPQQQQPPADTTRKM from the coding sequence ATGAAAAAATCTTACTTAGTAACGTTGGGGCTGGCCCTTGCAGTGGTTATTTCTTCGGCTTTTACGAAAGATGAACCACGCTATAAAAACTTAAAGGTATTACCTAAAAACACTACCAAAGAGCAGATGGACAGTGTGATGAAGCATTTTACTGTGGCCTTAGGAGTAAAATGTAATTTTTGTCACGTCTATAACCAAGAGCAGAAATCTATGGACTTTGCGTCTGATGGTAATAATCATAAATCAATAGCGCGCGATATGTTGAAGATGACTGCGAAGCTGAATGATAAATACTTTAATGTAAAACATGCGGATAAGTTGGATGCCGACCTAGAGGTAACCTGCTATACCTGCCATAATGGAAAAGTGCACCCGGCTAAATTTGGAGTAAAGCCTCAGCAGCAGCAACCGCCTGCTGATACAACCCGGAAAATGTAA
- a CDS encoding mandelate racemase/muconate lactonizing enzyme family protein, with protein sequence MAGTTIQSIELYKLFVPLKEPFVISLGPINTVQNVVVIIRTQDGCAGYGECSPYMTINGESVDTCFIVGQYFAQVLKGKNALNIADCMQAMDKTIYANCSIKSAFDIALHDIAAQHSGLPLYQFLGGKKDKVLQTDMTVSIGDPAKMQQDAVKFREQGFEFIKVKLGGTKEMDVQRIAAIREGIGNDVPLRIDANQGWPTTEAAIEVLNALAPFNIEHCEEPIPRWRFMELRQVSDQSPIPIMADESCGDEHDAERLIQLNACQMFNIKLGKASGFYRAQKIAKLGAQAGMEMQVGGFMESRLGMTAAAHFALSNDHIHHVDFDTPLMFTEDPIIGGIQYLDKGVIEVPEVPGLGAVVDDSYLQKAEKFIYA encoded by the coding sequence ATGGCCGGCACTACTATCCAATCGATTGAACTCTACAAGTTATTTGTTCCACTGAAAGAACCATTTGTGATCTCTTTAGGTCCCATCAACACCGTTCAGAATGTGGTTGTGATCATCCGCACACAAGATGGCTGTGCGGGATACGGCGAATGCAGTCCGTATATGACCATCAATGGTGAAAGTGTAGATACCTGCTTTATTGTAGGACAGTACTTTGCACAGGTATTAAAAGGTAAGAATGCGTTGAACATTGCAGACTGCATGCAAGCCATGGACAAAACCATTTATGCCAATTGCAGTATTAAAAGTGCCTTTGATATAGCCTTACATGATATAGCGGCACAGCACTCTGGATTACCATTGTATCAGTTCCTGGGCGGCAAAAAAGATAAAGTCCTGCAAACAGACATGACCGTAAGTATAGGCGACCCGGCCAAGATGCAACAAGATGCTGTAAAATTCCGTGAGCAAGGCTTTGAGTTTATCAAAGTAAAATTGGGTGGAACAAAAGAAATGGATGTACAACGTATAGCCGCTATCCGGGAAGGCATTGGCAACGATGTGCCGCTGCGCATTGATGCCAACCAAGGCTGGCCTACAACAGAAGCCGCCATTGAAGTTTTGAACGCTTTAGCACCATTCAATATTGAACATTGCGAAGAGCCCATTCCACGTTGGCGTTTTATGGAACTGCGCCAAGTAAGTGACCAAAGCCCCATTCCTATTATGGCCGATGAAAGCTGTGGCGATGAGCATGATGCCGAACGCTTAATTCAGCTTAATGCTTGCCAAATGTTCAATATCAAACTAGGTAAGGCCTCTGGCTTTTACCGGGCACAAAAGATAGCCAAACTGGGTGCACAAGCTGGTATGGAAATGCAGGTGGGTGGCTTTATGGAAAGCCGGCTGGGGATGACAGCCGCAGCCCATTTTGCCTTGAGCAACGACCATATTCACCATGTGGATTTTGATACCCCTTTGATGTTTACCGAAGACCCTATCATTGGTGGTATTCAGTACCTGGACAAAGGAGTCATAGAAGTACCGGAGGTTCCGGGCTTAGGCGCCGTAGTTGATGACAGCTACCTGCAGAAAGCCGAGAAGTTTATATACGCTTAA
- a CDS encoding four helix bundle protein: protein MDKQKYDLEDRLVDYTCRMIDVVEALPNTRAGNYIAGQSMRCCHSPTFNYGEVQAAESRSDFIHKLGICLKELKECRTALKIIIKKGLIQPTDKLKGIFQETEELIAIIAKSVETAKKNRDAQNLNIEN from the coding sequence ATGGATAAACAGAAGTATGATCTGGAAGATAGGCTTGTTGATTATACCTGTAGAATGATTGATGTTGTAGAGGCATTACCTAATACAAGAGCAGGGAATTATATTGCGGGTCAGTCAATGAGATGCTGCCATTCGCCAACTTTTAATTATGGAGAAGTACAGGCTGCAGAATCAAGGTCCGACTTTATTCATAAGTTAGGTATCTGCTTAAAGGAGCTTAAAGAATGCAGAACAGCATTAAAAATTATAATTAAAAAAGGTTTGATTCAACCAACCGACAAGCTTAAGGGGATTTTTCAAGAAACAGAAGAGTTAATTGCAATAATCGCCAAAAGCGTTGAAACAGCTAAAAAGAATAGAGATGCTCAAAACTTGAACATTGAAAATTGA
- a CDS encoding carboxymuconolactone decarboxylase family protein, giving the protein MSKLVEEFNDYRTRMNEVILSKNNLVMKRLWNLDTNTYEEGALDKKTKEMLGLVASMVLRCDDCIKYHLGKSYELGVTTEQMYEIFAVANIVGGTIVIPHTRRAAEYWEELQTNAQ; this is encoded by the coding sequence ATGAGCAAGCTGGTTGAGGAATTTAACGACTACCGCACCCGAATGAATGAGGTGATTTTGAGCAAGAATAATCTGGTGATGAAGCGCCTGTGGAACCTGGATACCAACACCTATGAAGAAGGCGCACTGGATAAAAAGACCAAGGAAATGCTGGGCTTGGTAGCTAGCATGGTACTGCGCTGCGATGATTGTATTAAATATCATCTGGGCAAGAGTTACGAGCTGGGTGTTACCACTGAGCAGATGTACGAGATCTTTGCGGTAGCTAATATAGTAGGCGGAACGATTGTTATTCCGCATACAAGAAGAGCGGCGGAGTATTGGGAGGAATTGCAGACAAATGCTCAATGA